One part of the Kryptolebias marmoratus isolate JLee-2015 linkage group LG13, ASM164957v2, whole genome shotgun sequence genome encodes these proteins:
- the rtn2b gene encoding reticulon-2b produces the protein MASKLMDLVYWRSMSRTGVVFTGLVIGLASLFQLSAVTVLSHVLLGIMSITFPLCLYYKLLELLHWNPGHHPFQSYLDHDSSLTDKETVMLVEEVVLLIAFAVTEVKRLLFIENIIDSIKFVLLLYLLTYVGVETNGLTLVMAAVIALFSFPLLYKKQQVRIRRVVRAVRAFVKKIKNLFAGLYESVRPPPAPAPTSKPAPPAAIKQKAKSK, from the exons ATGGCCTCCAAAC TGATGGATCTGGTGTACTGGAGGAGCATGAGCAGGACCGGCGTGGTCTTCACGGGGCTGGTGATCGGCCTGGCCAGCCTCTTCCAGCTGAGCGCCGTCACCGTGCTCTCCCACGTCCTGCTAGGGATCATGAGCATCACCTTCCCCCTCTGTCTGTACTAcaagctgctggagctgctgcactGGAACCCCGGCCACCACCCCTTTCA GTCGTACCTGGATCATGACAGCTCCCTGACGGATAAGGAGACGGTGAtgctggtggaggaggtggtgcTGCTGATTGCGTTCGCGGTCACAGAGGTCAAACGCCTTCTGTTCATCGAAAACATCATCGACTCCATTAAG TTTGTTCTGCTCCTCTACCTGCTGACGTACGTCGGCGTCGAAACCAACGGACTGACTCTGGTGATGGCTG CTGTGATagctcttttctcttttcctctgcTATACAAAAAACAGCAG GTGCGGATAAGAAGGGTTGTTAGAGCGGTCAGAGCATTTgtgaagaaaatcaaaaatct GTTTGCCGGCCTGTACGAGTCAGTGAGACCCCCTCCTGCCCCTGCACCCACCTCTAAGCCTGCACCACCAGCTGCCATCAAACAGAAGGCCAAGTCAAAGTAA
- the ppm1nb gene encoding protein phosphatase, Mg2+/Mn2+ dependent, 1Nb (putative), which translates to MRTARKGSVEVPAFVRQLVKETEKRVSSFFKVGRGGAAEGEQPGEGEKEEVVPSPYLDRPVLDKLMEEGCARWGLTYALGSMQGWRANMEDFHNCVPQLGGELGEWSFFAVFDGHAGSMVAQYCSQHLLGHILATGGTGPEDNPEKVKAAIVEGFLQTDKHLHAVARREGWERGGTTAVATLISPYYIYFANCGDSRAMLCRSGQVCFSTEDHKPYSPLEKERIESAGGSVSLQRINGSLAVSRALGDFSYKGAENRAPSQQMVSPEPEVCVVERSPLDEFLVLACDGVWDTVSNEELCAFIHNRLQVCTDLRDVCAQVIDLCLYKGSLDNISIILLCFPGAPQLSPEALHQEAELEDLLESKVAEIYDELSANGEEPDLLSVLTVLASTVIPGLPPGGGIQSKRNCIISAYYQQRETHRPALPNALGSS; encoded by the exons ATGAGGACGGCCAGGAAGGGCAGCGTGGAGGTGCCCGCGTTCGTGCGGCAGCTAGTCAAAGAGACAGAGAAGAGGGTCAGCTCTTTCTTCAAGGTGGGTCGTGGTGGGGCGGCAGAGGGGGAGCAGCCTGGGGagggggagaaggaggaggtcGTGCCCAGCCCATACCTCGACCGGCCCGTGCTGGACAAGCTAATGGAGGAGGGCTGTGCACGCTGGGGCCTCACGTACGCCCTGGGAAGCATGCAGGGCTGGAGGGCCAACATGGAGGACTTCCACAACTGTGTTCCACAGCTGGGAGGAGAGCTCGGCGAGTGGAGCTTCTTCGCCGTGTTCGATGGTCACGCAGGCAGCATGGTGGCTCAGTACTGCTCCCAGCATCTTCTGGGGCACATCCTGGCCACAG GTGGAACTGGACCAGAGGACAACCCCGAGAAGGTGAAAGCAGCAATCGTAGAGGGCTtcttacagacagacaaacacctGCACGCTGTGGCCCGGAGAGAGGGCTGGGAGAGGGGGGGCACCACGGCGGTGGCCACCCTCATCTCGCCCTACTACATCTACTTCGCCAACTGTGGCGACTCCCGGGCCATGCTGTGCCGGTCCGGCCAGGTGTGCTTCTCCACGGAGGACCACAAGCCCTACAGCCCCCTGGAGAAGGAGCGCATTGAAAGTGCGGGCGGCTCCGTGTCCCTCCAGAGGATCAACGGCTCCCTGGCGGTGTCCCGAGCCCTGGGGGACTTCAGCTACAAGGGGGCGGAGAACCGAGCGCCCAGCCAGCAGATGGTGTCGCCAGAGCCTGAAGTGTGCGTGGTGGAGCGCTCGCCGCTGGACGAGTTTCTGGTGCTGGCCTGCGACGGGGTGTGGGATACCGTCAGCAACGAGGAGCTGTGCGCTTTCATCCACAACAGGCTGCAAGTCTGCACCGACCTGAGGGACGTCTGCGCTCAAGTCATCGACCTCTGTCTGTACAAG GGCAGCTTGGACAACATCAGCATCATCCTGCTCTGCTTCCCCGGAGCCCCCCAGCTGTCACCGGAGGCGCTGCACCAGGAGGCCGAGCTGGAGGACCTGCTGGAGTCTAAAGTGGCAG AGATTTATGATGAGTTATCTGCCAACGGAGAGGAGCCTGACCTGCTGTCCGTCCTCACAGTCCTGGCATCCACCGTCATCCCCGGATTACCTCCAGGTGGAGGCATTCAGAGCAA GAGGAACTGCATTATCTCTGCTTACTATCAACAAAGAGAGACCCACAGGCCTGCATTACCAAAC gcTCTGGGAAGCTCCTGA
- the ccdc61 gene encoding coiled-coil domain-containing protein 61 isoform X1 has product MEEGSKVMEDVVFRGVEFSVKMELDRNLLTVEICDSATADQWRGEFDPAYIEDLTRKTGNFKQFPIFCSMLESAVRKTSDSVTLDLLTYADLELLRNRKAGVVGRPRSHQQSSALTAKRYLILIYTVEFDRIHYPLPLPYVGKPDPAALQKEIRTLRAEISALTSHGVNKSADLEIQRLRQELAAVREEKDGMAKALGRLQMSGSGSVGGREDWRIREVVRTLEDQLIKERAKGQRSTSKRCQEQRLLMEQLEELKASECALRVRVKSLTNELALLRRGLDNLSVRVTPVSGHISSRLDGEVFRSLSHERRSGYGTARARSGSRERTEDSLHRIAERGRRADSSGPRAHIPRPSPSPTGSRVPRFDPTAYIQDRQRRQKETELKKQRKVRRDMLASPVVPERGRSRSREAYPQAVRAGSRGRSLSVERRGSMNSSDSSLVDMDEMTQTLFRGRKQTYNGPNASRGLMTRKPLCSTPTHRGKDKAGSVDAAVELSEIDARLQALQEYMRDLDTGR; this is encoded by the exons ATGGAGGAGGGCTCCAAGGTGATGGAGGACGTTGTGTTTCGAGGCGTGGAGTTTTCCGTGAAGATGGAGCTGGACAGGAATTTGCTGACAGTAGAAATCTGCGACTCGGCCACAGCGGATCAGTGGAGAGGAGAGTTCGATCCAGCGT ATATTGAAGACCTCACTCGCAAAACTGGCAACTTCAAACAGTTTCCGATTTTCTGCAGCATGTTGGAGTCAGCCGTCAGAAAG ACGAGCGATTCAGTCACTCTCGACCTCCTGACTTACGCCGACCTGGAGCTGCTGCGCAACAGAAAAGCAGGAGTGGTGGGCCGACCTCGCAGCCATCAGCAGTCGTCGGCCCTCACAGCCAAACGATACCTCATCCTCATCTACACCGTGGAGTTCGACAG GATACACTACCCTCTGCCTCTGCCGTACGTGGGGAAACCGGACCCAGCGGCCCTTCAGAAGGAGATCCGAACACTCCGGGCGGAGATCAGCGCTCTCACCTCGCACGGAGTTAACAAATCTGCCGACCTGGAAATACAGCGGCTACGACAAGA GCTGGCTGCGGTACGAGAAGAGAAGGACGGCATGGCCAAGGCCCTGGGGCGGCTGCAGATGAGTGGAAGCGGGTCGGTGGGCGGGCGAGAGGACTGGAGGATCAGAGAAGTGGTCAGGACGCTGGAGGATCAGCTCATCAAGGAGAGGgctaaaggtcaaaggtcaacgaGCAAGAGGTGCCAGGAGCAGCGGCTCTTGATGGAGCAG TTGGAGGAGCTGAAAGCGTCAGAGTGCGCTCTCCGCGTTCGGGTCAAGAGTCTCACCAACGAGCTGGCGTTACTACGGAGAGGGTTAGACAATCTAAGCGT CAGAGTGACTCCTGTGTCGGGCCACATCAGCTCTCGACTCGACGGGGAGGTCTTTCGCTCTCTTTCCCATGAGAGGAGGTCCGGTTACGGGACAGCCAGGGCTCGCTCTGGGTCCAGAGAACGGACGGAGGACAGTCTGCATCGGATTGcggaaagaggaagaagagcgGACTCTTCGGGGCCGCGGGCTCACATACCCAGGCCGTCCCCTTCCCCCACAG GCTCCAGGGTGCCACGCTTCGACCCGACTGCCTACATCCAGGACCGGCAGcgcagacagaaagagacagaacTCAAAAA GCAGAGGAAGGTGCGGCGGGACATGCTGGCGTCGCCCGTCGTCCCCGAGCGGGGCCGCTCCCGGTCCAGGGAGGCCTACCCTCAGGCGGTCCGGGCTGGCAGCAGAGGCAGGAGTCTGTCTGTGGAGCGCAGGGGCAGCATGAACTCCTCCGACAGCTCGTTGGTGGATATGGACGAAATGACCCAAACTCTGTTCAG GGGAAGGAAGCAGACGTACAACGGACCTAACGCG TCTCGAGGCCTTATGACCAGGAAGCCTTTATGCAGCACTCCAACACACCGAGGCAAAGACAAAG CGGGCTCCGTGGATGCGGCCGTGGAGCTGTCAGAGATCGACGCCAGGTTGCAGGCGCTTCAGGAGTACATGAGGGACTTGGACACAGGACGCTAG
- the LOC108247427 gene encoding potassium channel subfamily K member 13 isoform X2: MNEDNARFCLLAGLILLYLLCGAAIFSALEHPSELRARLLWKQQLSNFTRRYRVNLGALHTLLRQYEEANGAGIRVDALRPRWDFSGAFYFVGTVVSTIGFGMATPATIAGKTFLIFYGLIGCAATILFFNLFLERIITMLAYIMRWCHERRLRCGGAGAMSSREESSGEEDSLEGWKPSVYYVMLILGVASVVIACSASTLYSSMENWSYVDSLYFCFVAFSTIGFGDLVSSQRERYESQGAYRFGNCLFILMGVCCIYSLFNVISIIIKQTLNWILGKLACLGRRRLCSCSKRGSKGIKRNAVHPVSAHRPAGRHRYKDGSVETVCDSETDAGAAAEAYVGRRLSEEMISVNEFMVSNKVSLALLQKQLSETAHQGPRQSYGHQNGFSGGVGALAIMNNRLQETSVDR; encoded by the exons ATGAACGAGGACAACGCTCGCTTCTGCCTGCTGGCCGGCCTCATCCTCCTCTACCTGCTGTGTGGCGCTGCCATCTTCTCGGCGCTGGAACACCCCTCCGAGCTCCGCGCCCGCCTCCtctggaagcagcagctgagcaaCTTCACCCGGCGCTACAGGGTCAACCTGGGCGCCCTGCACACCCTGCTGCGGCAGTATGAGGAGGCGAACGGCGCAGGGATCCGAGTGGACGCTCTGAGGCCACGCTGGGACTTTTCTGGAGCTTTCTACTTTGTGGGGACTGTGGTGTCTACTATTG GTTTCGGCATGGCCACTCCAGCAACCATAGCAGGGAAGACATTTCTAATCTTCTATGGTCTCATTGGCTGTGCTGCCACCATCCTCTTCTTTAACCTCTTCCTGGAGAGGATCATCACAATGCTAGCCTACATCATGCGCTGGTGCCATGAGCGTCGCCTGAGGTGTGGTGGAGCCGGGGCCATGTCGAGCAGAGAGGAGTCATCGGGTGAGGAGGACAGCCTGGAAGGCTGGAAGCCATCAGTGTACTATGTGATGTTGATCTTGGGAGTGGCATCTGTTGTGATTGCATGCAGTGCCTCCACCCTGTACAGCTCCATGGAGAACTGGAGCTACGTGGACTCGCTGTACTTCTGCTTCGTGGCCTTCAGCACCATCGGTTTCGGGGACCTGGTGAGCAGTCAGCGAGAGCGCTATGAATCTCAAGGGGCCTACCGGTTCGGAAACTGTCTTTTTATCCTAATGGGAGTATGCTGCATCTACTCGCTCTTCAACGTCATCTCTATCATCATCAAGCAAACGCTCAACTGGATCCTGGGTAAGCTGGCCTGCCTGGGGAGACGTCGGCTCTGTTCCTGCTCCAAGCGAGGCT CGAAGGGCATAAAACGCAACGCGGTGCATCCCGTCTCGGCCCACCGCCCCGCAGGCAGACACCGGTACAAAGACGGCTCCGTGGAGACCGTGTGTGACAGCGAGACGGATGCTGGTGCAGCAGCCGAAGCGTACGTTGGCCGCCGTCTGTCAGAAGAGATGATCTCTGTCAATGAGTTCATGGTGTCCAATAAGGTGTCTCTGGCCCTGCTGCAGAAGCAGCTGAGCGAAACCGCCCACCAGGGCCCACGGCAGAGCTACGGACATCAGAACGGCTTCTCTGGTGGGGTGGGAGCCCTGGCTATTATGAACAATCGGCTACAGGAAACCAGTGTGGACAGATAG
- the ccdc61 gene encoding coiled-coil domain-containing protein 61 isoform X2, producing the protein MEEGSKVMEDVVFRGVEFSVKMELDRNLLTVEICDSATADQWRGEFDPAYIEDLTRKTGNFKQFPIFCSMLESAVRKTSDSVTLDLLTYADLELLRNRKAGVVGRPRSHQQSSALTAKRYLILIYTVEFDRIHYPLPLPYVGKPDPAALQKEIRTLRAEISALTSHGVNKSADLEIQRLRQELAAVREEKDGMAKALGRLQMSGSGSVGGREDWRIREVVRTLEDQLIKERAKGQRSTSKRCQEQRLLMEQLEELKASECALRVRVKSLTNELALLRRGRVTPVSGHISSRLDGEVFRSLSHERRSGYGTARARSGSRERTEDSLHRIAERGRRADSSGPRAHIPRPSPSPTGSRVPRFDPTAYIQDRQRRQKETELKKQRKVRRDMLASPVVPERGRSRSREAYPQAVRAGSRGRSLSVERRGSMNSSDSSLVDMDEMTQTLFRGRKQTYNGPNASRGLMTRKPLCSTPTHRGKDKAGSVDAAVELSEIDARLQALQEYMRDLDTGR; encoded by the exons ATGGAGGAGGGCTCCAAGGTGATGGAGGACGTTGTGTTTCGAGGCGTGGAGTTTTCCGTGAAGATGGAGCTGGACAGGAATTTGCTGACAGTAGAAATCTGCGACTCGGCCACAGCGGATCAGTGGAGAGGAGAGTTCGATCCAGCGT ATATTGAAGACCTCACTCGCAAAACTGGCAACTTCAAACAGTTTCCGATTTTCTGCAGCATGTTGGAGTCAGCCGTCAGAAAG ACGAGCGATTCAGTCACTCTCGACCTCCTGACTTACGCCGACCTGGAGCTGCTGCGCAACAGAAAAGCAGGAGTGGTGGGCCGACCTCGCAGCCATCAGCAGTCGTCGGCCCTCACAGCCAAACGATACCTCATCCTCATCTACACCGTGGAGTTCGACAG GATACACTACCCTCTGCCTCTGCCGTACGTGGGGAAACCGGACCCAGCGGCCCTTCAGAAGGAGATCCGAACACTCCGGGCGGAGATCAGCGCTCTCACCTCGCACGGAGTTAACAAATCTGCCGACCTGGAAATACAGCGGCTACGACAAGA GCTGGCTGCGGTACGAGAAGAGAAGGACGGCATGGCCAAGGCCCTGGGGCGGCTGCAGATGAGTGGAAGCGGGTCGGTGGGCGGGCGAGAGGACTGGAGGATCAGAGAAGTGGTCAGGACGCTGGAGGATCAGCTCATCAAGGAGAGGgctaaaggtcaaaggtcaacgaGCAAGAGGTGCCAGGAGCAGCGGCTCTTGATGGAGCAG TTGGAGGAGCTGAAAGCGTCAGAGTGCGCTCTCCGCGTTCGGGTCAAGAGTCTCACCAACGAGCTGGCGTTACTACGGAGAGG CAGAGTGACTCCTGTGTCGGGCCACATCAGCTCTCGACTCGACGGGGAGGTCTTTCGCTCTCTTTCCCATGAGAGGAGGTCCGGTTACGGGACAGCCAGGGCTCGCTCTGGGTCCAGAGAACGGACGGAGGACAGTCTGCATCGGATTGcggaaagaggaagaagagcgGACTCTTCGGGGCCGCGGGCTCACATACCCAGGCCGTCCCCTTCCCCCACAG GCTCCAGGGTGCCACGCTTCGACCCGACTGCCTACATCCAGGACCGGCAGcgcagacagaaagagacagaacTCAAAAA GCAGAGGAAGGTGCGGCGGGACATGCTGGCGTCGCCCGTCGTCCCCGAGCGGGGCCGCTCCCGGTCCAGGGAGGCCTACCCTCAGGCGGTCCGGGCTGGCAGCAGAGGCAGGAGTCTGTCTGTGGAGCGCAGGGGCAGCATGAACTCCTCCGACAGCTCGTTGGTGGATATGGACGAAATGACCCAAACTCTGTTCAG GGGAAGGAAGCAGACGTACAACGGACCTAACGCG TCTCGAGGCCTTATGACCAGGAAGCCTTTATGCAGCACTCCAACACACCGAGGCAAAGACAAAG CGGGCTCCGTGGATGCGGCCGTGGAGCTGTCAGAGATCGACGCCAGGTTGCAGGCGCTTCAGGAGTACATGAGGGACTTGGACACAGGACGCTAG
- the LOC108247427 gene encoding potassium channel subfamily K member 13 isoform X1 produces the protein MNEDNARFCLLAGLILLYLLCGAAIFSALEHPSELRARLLWKQQLSNFTRRYRVNLGALHTLLRQYEEANGAGIRVDALRPRWDFSGAFYFVGTVVSTIGFGMATPATIAGKTFLIFYGLIGCAATILFFNLFLERIITMLAYIMRWCHERRLRCGGAGAMSSREESSGEEDSLEGWKPSVYYVMLILGVASVVIACSASTLYSSMENWSYVDSLYFCFVAFSTIGFGDLVSSQRERYESQGAYRFGNCLFILMGVCCIYSLFNVISIIIKQTLNWILGKLACLGRRRLCSCSKRGCWRLTARLGPKGIKRNAVHPVSAHRPAGRHRYKDGSVETVCDSETDAGAAAEAYVGRRLSEEMISVNEFMVSNKVSLALLQKQLSETAHQGPRQSYGHQNGFSGGVGALAIMNNRLQETSVDR, from the exons ATGAACGAGGACAACGCTCGCTTCTGCCTGCTGGCCGGCCTCATCCTCCTCTACCTGCTGTGTGGCGCTGCCATCTTCTCGGCGCTGGAACACCCCTCCGAGCTCCGCGCCCGCCTCCtctggaagcagcagctgagcaaCTTCACCCGGCGCTACAGGGTCAACCTGGGCGCCCTGCACACCCTGCTGCGGCAGTATGAGGAGGCGAACGGCGCAGGGATCCGAGTGGACGCTCTGAGGCCACGCTGGGACTTTTCTGGAGCTTTCTACTTTGTGGGGACTGTGGTGTCTACTATTG GTTTCGGCATGGCCACTCCAGCAACCATAGCAGGGAAGACATTTCTAATCTTCTATGGTCTCATTGGCTGTGCTGCCACCATCCTCTTCTTTAACCTCTTCCTGGAGAGGATCATCACAATGCTAGCCTACATCATGCGCTGGTGCCATGAGCGTCGCCTGAGGTGTGGTGGAGCCGGGGCCATGTCGAGCAGAGAGGAGTCATCGGGTGAGGAGGACAGCCTGGAAGGCTGGAAGCCATCAGTGTACTATGTGATGTTGATCTTGGGAGTGGCATCTGTTGTGATTGCATGCAGTGCCTCCACCCTGTACAGCTCCATGGAGAACTGGAGCTACGTGGACTCGCTGTACTTCTGCTTCGTGGCCTTCAGCACCATCGGTTTCGGGGACCTGGTGAGCAGTCAGCGAGAGCGCTATGAATCTCAAGGGGCCTACCGGTTCGGAAACTGTCTTTTTATCCTAATGGGAGTATGCTGCATCTACTCGCTCTTCAACGTCATCTCTATCATCATCAAGCAAACGCTCAACTGGATCCTGGGTAAGCTGGCCTGCCTGGGGAGACGTCGGCTCTGTTCCTGCTCCAAGCGAGGCTGCTG GCGTCTGACCGCACGCCTCGGACCGAAGGGCATAAAACGCAACGCGGTGCATCCCGTCTCGGCCCACCGCCCCGCAGGCAGACACCGGTACAAAGACGGCTCCGTGGAGACCGTGTGTGACAGCGAGACGGATGCTGGTGCAGCAGCCGAAGCGTACGTTGGCCGCCGTCTGTCAGAAGAGATGATCTCTGTCAATGAGTTCATGGTGTCCAATAAGGTGTCTCTGGCCCTGCTGCAGAAGCAGCTGAGCGAAACCGCCCACCAGGGCCCACGGCAGAGCTACGGACATCAGAACGGCTTCTCTGGTGGGGTGGGAGCCCTGGCTATTATGAACAATCGGCTACAGGAAACCAGTGTGGACAGATAG